In Methanocella paludicola SANAE, the sequence GCCGATGATGGCGCTGAAGGATGTAAGCCCGCTCTCTTCGCTGAGAATGGCCGAGGCCTTCTTGATGTCCCCGATGCGGTCGATGTCGGCTTCCTTGATGGCGATGATGTCGCCCTTCTGGATCTTGCCGAAGTCCTCCGGCGAAGCAATGATCCTGATGATGCCTTTCACGACCCCCTTTCCGATACCCATCCCTTTTGCCATTTCCTTTGCCACTGCGTGGATTTTCATGATGTTAGTACCTCCGGGTATGCCGGTCAATATGCCAGCCGTGATGACGACCAGGTCGCCGTTCTTGATATATCCCTTGCTCAGGCACAAGTTCACGGATTCTTCGATGAGCGCGTCCAGGTCCGGGGTCGGGCCGATGTGCACCGGGAATATTCCCCACGAGACCGTCAGCTCGTCGATGACGGACTTGTTGTTCGTAACGGCATATGCGGGTATCTGAGGCTTGTATTTAGATACTTTTCTTGCGGAGTAGCCGGTCTGGGTCGCGGTGATGATAGCCTGGGCATTCAGGTTTCGTGCGGCTTCCGTGGTCGCGAACGCTACGGAATCCGTTATGGACAGCGACGGGTGCGGAGTCTTAGCGGCTATCGCGTGCTTATAATAGGATGATGCCTCGGTGTATTCCGCGATCCGGGCCATGGTCTCTACCGACTTTATCGGGTATTCGCCGAAGGCTGTCTCGCCCGACAGCATTAGCGCGTCCGTGCCGTCGAAAACGGCGTTCGCCACGTCCGTAGCCTCGGCCCTGGTCGGTATGGGGTTCCGGATCATGGAGTCGAGCATCTGGGTGGCCGTGATGACGGGTATGGCCTTGGCGTTACATTTAGAGATGATCATCTTCTGGACGATGGGCACTTCTGCCATGGGGATCTCTATGCCCAGGTCTCCCCTGGCGACCATGATACCGTTCACCACGTCTATGATGCCGTCGATATTCTTGACGGCCTCGTGCTTCTCTATCTTTGCGATGATCGGTATGTCGGCCTGGTTGTCCTCGATGATCTTGCGCAGGTCGAGCACGTCCTGCGGCGTCCGCACGAACGACATGGCGACCATGGTGACGTGCTGGTCGAGGCCGAACATGAGGTCCTTTATGTCCTTGTCCGTAATGGAGCGGGCCTTGATGGTCGATCTCGGCAGGTTTATGCCTTTGTTGTTCTTGAGCTCTCCGCCTCTTACGACCTTCGTGATGATGTCGCTGCCCTTGACCTCCTCGACCGTCAGCTCTATCAGGCCGTCGTCGATGAGCAGCGTCTGCCCCGGGGCGACTGACTGCGGCAGGTCTTTGAATGGCACGTGGACTTCCTTGTCGTCGCCGGGCACTTCCCGCGTCGTGATGACGTAGCGCTGCCCGGGCGTGAGAATGACCTTTTCCTTGAGCGTGCCTATACGTATTTTCGGTCCCTGGAGATCCATGAGTATGCCTATGGGCCTGTCCAGCGCCTCGGAAACGTAGCGTATATTCCTGATGAGGTTAGCGTGGTATTCGTGCGTCGCGTGGGACATGTTGAGCCGGGCGACGTTCATGCCCGCCTTGATAAGCGCCTCCAGCTTTTCCTGCGTGTCGCAGGCGGGGCCTATAGTACAAACGATCTTGGTCTTTCTCATGGTGAATTCATATAATGATTTAATATAGCTTATCTTATCCTTTTTCACCATTTTTACGGGGCCATAAGAATAGCACTAATACGAGCGCCAGGAGCAGGATGGCCCCCAGCACGACCAGCAGGTACGTGGAACTCGCTGTTATGAACGTGGACCGGAGCTTTTGCCCTATTGTCGGCGCCAGGAATGCGAAGAGGATGGTAGCCGCGCCCGTTGCCAGTATCAGCTTGATCACGAACAGGGCATTATGAAAAAATGCCCGGCGGGTCTCTGACTGATCTGCCCCGCGGGCCAGGAAATATTCACGGGCTTTTCTTAAGCGGCCAAACGAGCGCATCGTCAGGCTTCCGCATGCCATTAGTATGCCGGCGATGGCGATAATGGTATAGGACAGGCTGGTGGTGAAGACGCTGAAGTTCGCCGATATGCTGAGTATCCTGAAGACGTCGATGCCCGAATAATACAGGGCGGAGGGCAGGTAAAGCAGCCATGCCAGGTATGTAACGGCTTTGAGCATGGTGCCCGACCAGACGTTCAGGAACGCCAGCGGCAGGGCAGCTAAAGCCACCACGACCGAGATCAATAAGATATCGCCTGTTGGCGGTACGCTCATATGAAGGAGACCGGTAAGGCTGCCGAAAAGTTTGCTATATGCGAAAGTCAGGAATGCCATGGCCATCATTGATATTACGATGACCGTGGGTAGTACGTCGACGATGTCGGTCGAGATCACGTTCTTGCTGCCCTTCATCGCTGCCGCCTCCCGAAACCGGCCATCATAAGCTGGCTCAGGCTGTCTGTTCTCGGGTCCCACTGCACGACGTGCGCCCCGGATTTCTTGATCATACGGATATATTGCAGGTTATCGAGCTCGAGAAGCGATGCACCGGCCTCTCCGGAGGGCCCCTGGGCTTCGAGGCTATATCCTTTGATATGCAGCAGCGTGACCGGCGGTATTTTTGCGCCCGGAGAATATTTACGCATGGACTTGATGCCCTCGATGATGTCCCGCGTGTTCTTCCCGCCGGCCATCGTTATCACGATGAACAGTGGTATCGTGCCCATCAGGTGGCCAGAGCACTCCTTGACGGCCCTTTTTAGGCTGTTATCGCCTTCGGTGGTGCCGCCTGGCCGGACCTCCAGCAGGTCCCGGAGTATGCGTGATGCCTGCTTTTTTCCCGAATCAGGGACGATAAGCTCGCCGTAATTGTATACGTATACGCCTACCCGCATATTCCTTTCCAGGTAGTAAGAGGCGATGCCCGATGCCGCCCTTGCGATATGCTCGAAAACATGGTCGGCCTCGGGGCCGCGCCCCGCCCATGCGCCGGCGTCTACGAAGAGGAATACGGTCTTTTTTCCTTCCTTTTCATACTCGTTCACGAATGGCTTCGGGTCGGCGGACATTGAGAAACGGGCAGTGGCTTTCCAGTTGATGGTACGGTAAGAGTCTCCTGGGTGGTAGCTGCGGATCTCGGTAAAGTCGGTCGTTCTCATCCCGAGCTTGCTGACCGCCCCGACAGGCACGGGCATGCTGGAGAAAAGCCTGGGATCCCTCAGCTTTTTAATATGCTGCTGTTCCGGGTCGACGATAAGGCGGGTGGCGTCCTCGTCCGTCCAGGATACGGGCTGCTCCAGCCAGGAGTTATGGAAAAATTCTGCGTGCGTGGGCCCTATGGTGTATATGCCCCGTTTCGCGCAGTCCACATCGTACGTTATCGTTACGGGAGCTTTCCTGCCGTTGTTCCAGAAAACATGAAAGTTATTTCCACCTTTCAGGCCCAGGTGGTCCGGAAGAGGATCGGAGACCGTATAGATGCCCGTGCCCCCGTCCGGCTCTATGGTCGTCGATATGGTGACCGTCTCGTTCAGGCGTGCTTTAATGATGCTTTCCTTATGCTCGGCCTTTATACTGTCCTGTGCCTTATATGCCTTCGAGAAGAGCAGGAAGAGGAAGGGCACTATTGAGATGAACATCAGTATATCGTTGCCGAATACGATGCCTATGGTCAGGAAGGCGAGGAAGAAGCCCGCCTCTTCGACCATATGCCCGGAAAACGCCGCTATTCTGTTCCCCCCGGTTACTATCGCCTAATAAAGCCCTGCCGCACGTAGCCTTTAGGCGGCTCGATGGCCGAGACGATCTCTTCGATGATGGACCGGGGCGTGATATTCCCTTCTATCTGGTACTCGATGCCCATGATCACGCGGTGGCTCAGTGCCTCGAACACGAACGGCTTGATGTCGTCGGGCGTGACGAAGTCCCGGCCGCACATGGCGGCGTACGCCCTGGATAATTTTAATAGCGAGAGCGCTCCTCTCGGGCTTGCGCCCACTTCGACGGCGGGATGCTCCCGGGTCGCCCTGACGATGCTGCTAACGTAGTCCAGTATCTGGTTGTCGACGTATACCTTTGATTCCACCAGGTCCTGCATGGCGATGATCTGGCTTTTGGTGACCACACTATCGAGCCTGTCAGTCGGGTCGTCCGCTCTCCACTGGATGCGGCGCCGGAGTATTTCACTTTCCTGCTCGACCGTTTTAACATATCCCGTGGACATCTTCAGCATGAACCTGTCGAGCTGGGCTTCGGGTAGCGGGAATGTGCCCTCGAGCTCGATGGGGTTCTCGGTCGCGATGACGAAATACGGCCTTTCCAGCCGGTAAGTCGTGCCCTCGATGGTGACCTGTCGCTCCTCCATCGCTTCCAGTAGTGCGGACTGTGTCTTGGGGGGAGCCCTG encodes:
- the pyk gene encoding pyruvate kinase, which encodes MRKTKIVCTIGPACDTQEKLEALIKAGMNVARLNMSHATHEYHANLIRNIRYVSEALDRPIGILMDLQGPKIRIGTLKEKVILTPGQRYVITTREVPGDDKEVHVPFKDLPQSVAPGQTLLIDDGLIELTVEEVKGSDIITKVVRGGELKNNKGINLPRSTIKARSITDKDIKDLMFGLDQHVTMVAMSFVRTPQDVLDLRKIIEDNQADIPIIAKIEKHEAVKNIDGIIDVVNGIMVARGDLGIEIPMAEVPIVQKMIISKCNAKAIPVITATQMLDSMIRNPIPTRAEATDVANAVFDGTDALMLSGETAFGEYPIKSVETMARIAEYTEASSYYKHAIAAKTPHPSLSITDSVAFATTEAARNLNAQAIITATQTGYSARKVSKYKPQIPAYAVTNNKSVIDELTVSWGIFPVHIGPTPDLDALIEESVNLCLSKGYIKNGDLVVITAGILTGIPGGTNIMKIHAVAKEMAKGMGIGKGVVKGIIRIIASPEDFGKIQKGDIIAIKEADIDRIGDIKKASAILSEESGLTSFSAIIGREMNMPVVVGIKDATSKFNDGMKVTIDTVSGLVYEGFINLPGD
- a CDS encoding DUF58 domain-containing protein, with amino-acid sequence MVEEAGFFLAFLTIGIVFGNDILMFISIVPFLFLLFSKAYKAQDSIKAEHKESIIKARLNETVTISTTIEPDGGTGIYTVSDPLPDHLGLKGGNNFHVFWNNGRKAPVTITYDVDCAKRGIYTIGPTHAEFFHNSWLEQPVSWTDEDATRLIVDPEQQHIKKLRDPRLFSSMPVPVGAVSKLGMRTTDFTEIRSYHPGDSYRTINWKATARFSMSADPKPFVNEYEKEGKKTVFLFVDAGAWAGRGPEADHVFEHIARAASGIASYYLERNMRVGVYVYNYGELIVPDSGKKQASRILRDLLEVRPGGTTEGDNSLKRAVKECSGHLMGTIPLFIVITMAGGKNTRDIIEGIKSMRKYSPGAKIPPVTLLHIKGYSLEAQGPSGEAGASLLELDNLQYIRMIKKSGAHVVQWDPRTDSLSQLMMAGFGRRQR
- a CDS encoding AAA family ATPase, which gives rise to MEIDEFQTLSGRILRATYGVIVGDGIVVQKMLCAALAGGHVLFEDNPGLGKTMLAKVFAKVSGCEWGRVQFTPDMMPGDILGARIWKDARTGFVLEKGPVFTNILLADEINRAPPKTQSALLEAMEERQVTIEGTTYRLERPYFVIATENPIELEGTFPLPEAQLDRFMLKMSTGYVKTVEQESEILRRRIQWRADDPTDRLDSVVTKSQIIAMQDLVESKVYVDNQILDYVSSIVRATREHPAVEVGASPRGALSLLKLSRAYAAMCGRDFVTPDDIKPFVFEALSHRVIMGIEYQIEGNITPRSIIEEIVSAIEPPKGYVRQGFIRR